A stretch of [Clostridium] innocuum DNA encodes these proteins:
- a CDS encoding transcriptional repressor, with translation MIRKSSKQRDMILNYMKQIDGHVTPEQVFQEMNAGGQKISLATIYRNLNILCEMHEVKKIAHPIDGYQYDKTCKPHYHLHCIKCDRILDLDIPYLESFNEEMSKQTGLPIKTHNMMAEGICQDCLKKQNGMDQEH, from the coding sequence ATGATAAGAAAGTCTTCCAAGCAGCGTGATATGATACTAAACTATATGAAACAGATAGATGGTCATGTCACACCGGAGCAGGTCTTTCAGGAAATGAATGCCGGCGGCCAGAAAATCAGTCTGGCAACGATTTATCGAAATCTGAATATTCTCTGTGAGATGCATGAAGTCAAAAAGATTGCGCATCCTATAGATGGTTATCAGTACGATAAAACTTGTAAACCGCACTATCACCTGCACTGTATTAAGTGCGACCGCATCCTTGATTTGGATATTCCTTATCTTGAGTCATTCAACGAGGAAATGTCAAAACAGACTGGACTTCCAATCAAGACACACAATATGATGGCAGAGGGTATCTGCCAGGATTGCTTGAAAAAGCAGAATGGTATGGATCAGGAACACTGA
- a CDS encoding PTS system mannose/fructose/sorbose family transporter subunit IID: MKKLSKKVLSKSFWRWFYGNLTCFSHEHMQTFGYMWSMLPIVQELYDSKDEQAEKLKTYYPFFNTEPQIGSIVVGITAGLEEARANGAEEIDDEMINGIRAGLMGPLAGIGDSLIVGTYIPVLLGIALGLSEGGSLIGPLFYIIVWNITSILFQKWIYGKGYELGGSAVEVIVGEQATALRESVIVMGQVIVGAMAGTWVSITTAVQLTTSIQNKTEMVIEGSKVIEKVTGTQEVPVLLQEKLDGAFPGVLTLLFVMGCWWLMAKKGISPIKIMLLMVVIAVAGVLVGFFDPGLSY; encoded by the coding sequence ATGAAGAAGCTTTCGAAAAAAGTTTTATCCAAATCCTTCTGGCGCTGGTTTTACGGAAATCTAACATGCTTCTCTCATGAACACATGCAGACCTTCGGTTATATGTGGTCCATGCTGCCAATCGTTCAGGAACTGTATGACTCCAAGGATGAGCAGGCTGAAAAGCTGAAGACCTATTACCCATTCTTCAACACGGAGCCGCAGATTGGTTCCATTGTTGTCGGCATAACTGCTGGTCTGGAAGAAGCACGTGCGAACGGAGCAGAAGAAATTGATGATGAGATGATCAATGGTATTCGCGCCGGTTTGATGGGACCTCTTGCAGGTATTGGTGACTCTTTGATTGTCGGCACCTATATTCCGGTACTGCTGGGTATCGCATTGGGGCTTTCAGAGGGTGGCTCACTGATTGGTCCTCTGTTCTATATTATCGTATGGAATATCACAAGTATTTTATTTCAGAAATGGATTTATGGAAAGGGCTATGAGCTTGGCGGTTCTGCTGTGGAGGTAATTGTCGGCGAACAGGCAACTGCATTGCGTGAATCTGTCATTGTAATGGGTCAGGTAATCGTAGGTGCCATGGCCGGCACCTGGGTTTCAATTACAACGGCTGTACAGCTGACAACTTCTATTCAGAATAAAACAGAGATGGTCATTGAAGGCTCTAAAGTTATCGAAAAGGTTACAGGAACTCAGGAAGTACCTGTACTACTGCAGGAAAAGCTCGATGGTGCATTTCCCGGCGTTCTGACTCTGCTGTTTGTAATGGGCTGCTGGTGGCTGATGGCGAAAAAAGGAATCAGCCCGATCAAGATCATGCTGCTCATGGTTGTGATTGCTGTTGCCGGAGTTCTGGTTGGATTCTTTGATCCGGGTCTGTCATATTAA
- the msrB gene encoding peptide-methionine (R)-S-oxide reductase MsrB: MVLLIFAAAGILLLFYLFTRKSEQPVQKVNIQADIQHDEEAEIFLAGGCFWGVQKFLSSLEGVRFTECGYANGTSDNPSYEDVCTKDTGFAECVHVLYDKNVLTLEELLNQFYTIIDPVSVNRQGNDIGSQYRTGIYYTNPKDADVIQQSLDKLQKSYDQPLAVEYQSLENFYSAETCHQDYLDKHPDGYCHIPAWKFERKEAAEPHRFPLPEKQELKQRLSAEQFAVTQENATERPYRNAYWDTFEKGIYVDIVSGEPLFLSTDKFVSGCGWPSFTRPIQKDLIKEKSDISGGMRRTEVRSAHSDAHLGHVFDDGPQHCGGMRYCINSAALKFIPISEMEEKGYGDYLALIQQENQQSTE; the protein is encoded by the coding sequence ATGGTACTTTTAATATTCGCCGCCGCAGGGATACTTTTACTGTTTTATTTGTTTACAAGAAAAAGCGAACAGCCGGTTCAGAAGGTAAATATTCAGGCAGATATACAGCATGATGAAGAAGCAGAGATATTTCTGGCCGGCGGTTGCTTCTGGGGTGTACAGAAATTCTTATCCTCCCTTGAAGGCGTCCGCTTCACGGAGTGCGGATATGCGAACGGAACGAGTGATAATCCAAGCTATGAGGATGTCTGTACAAAGGATACGGGCTTTGCAGAGTGTGTACATGTCCTGTATGATAAAAACGTGCTTACGCTGGAGGAGCTTTTGAATCAGTTTTACACTATCATCGACCCGGTATCCGTAAATCGTCAGGGAAATGATATCGGCTCTCAGTATCGCACCGGTATTTATTATACCAATCCAAAGGATGCCGATGTTATACAGCAGTCTTTGGACAAGCTTCAGAAATCCTATGATCAGCCGCTTGCTGTTGAATATCAGTCTCTTGAAAATTTCTATTCCGCAGAGACCTGTCATCAGGATTATCTGGATAAGCATCCGGATGGTTACTGTCATATACCCGCCTGGAAATTTGAAAGGAAGGAAGCGGCAGAGCCCCACCGTTTCCCGTTGCCGGAGAAGCAGGAGCTAAAGCAGAGACTGAGTGCAGAGCAATTTGCAGTAACACAGGAAAACGCGACAGAGCGACCTTATCGAAATGCTTACTGGGACACCTTTGAAAAAGGAATCTATGTCGATATTGTCAGTGGAGAACCACTATTTCTTTCTACGGATAAGTTTGTTTCCGGTTGCGGATGGCCGAGCTTTACCAGACCGATTCAGAAAGACCTGATAAAAGAAAAAAGTGATATAAGTGGAGGTATGCGTCGAACAGAGGTACGCAGTGCACATTCCGACGCGCATTTGGGACATGTGTTTGATGACGGTCCGCAGCATTGCGGTGGGATGCGTTACTGTATCAACAGTGCAGCATTGAAGTTTATTCCCATCTCTGAGATGGAGGAAAAGGGATATGGTGATTATCTGGCGCTTATACAGCAGGAAAACCAGCAGTCTACTGAATGA
- a CDS encoding GNAT family N-acetyltransferase — protein sequence MEFRRIKPEDYKDIHALNEKLGYSYDGDKVYERIISILETGSDFITVAEDEGRVVGYIHGSPYETLYSDKLVNIVALVVSDDYADNEEVRQIYDVFEARVRKNGYCGLRMTANVRRKNLFKLLSQHGFKSHSDLKHYLKYFD from the coding sequence ATGGAGTTTAGAAGAATCAAACCGGAAGATTATAAGGACATCCATGCACTGAATGAAAAGCTGGGGTATTCCTATGATGGGGATAAGGTGTATGAGCGTATCATTTCCATACTGGAAACGGGAAGTGACTTTATCACCGTTGCGGAGGATGAAGGCAGAGTTGTTGGTTATATTCACGGATCGCCTTATGAAACACTGTATTCAGATAAGCTGGTCAATATTGTGGCTTTGGTAGTCAGTGATGATTACGCGGACAATGAAGAGGTGCGTCAGATTTATGATGTATTTGAGGCCAGAGTACGAAAAAACGGATATTGCGGTCTTCGTATGACTGCGAATGTCAGAAGAAAAAATCTTTTCAAGCTGCTGAGTCAGCATGGATTCAAGAGTCACAGCGACCTGAAACACTATCTGAAATATTTTGACTAG
- a CDS encoding rubrerythrin family protein codes for MELKGSKTEQNLMAAFAGESQARNKYTYYAQMAREEGMEQIADIFEETARNEQEHAKLWFKALHEDKVPTTAVNLEDAAAGENYEWTDMYKGFAETAKEEGFAKIAFQMEQVAKIEKHHEERYLKLLENVKNGKVFEKDEATVWVCDICGYRHEGTAAPKACPVCGYSGAHFAEEAKNY; via the coding sequence ATGGAATTAAAAGGATCTAAGACAGAACAGAACTTAATGGCAGCATTCGCCGGTGAATCTCAGGCACGTAACAAATACACATATTACGCACAGATGGCTCGTGAAGAAGGTATGGAGCAGATCGCTGATATCTTTGAAGAAACTGCACGCAATGAGCAGGAGCACGCAAAGCTGTGGTTCAAGGCTCTGCATGAGGATAAGGTTCCTACAACTGCAGTAAATCTGGAGGATGCAGCTGCTGGTGAAAACTATGAGTGGACTGACATGTACAAGGGATTTGCGGAAACTGCAAAGGAAGAAGGCTTTGCTAAAATCGCATTCCAGATGGAGCAGGTTGCTAAAATCGAAAAACACCACGAAGAACGTTACCTGAAGCTGCTGGAAAACGTGAAGAACGGTAAAGTATTTGAGAAAGATGAAGCTACTGTATGGGTATGTGATATCTGTGGATACCGTCACGAAGGAACTGCAGCACCAAAGGCATGTCCGGTATGCGGATACTCCGGAGCTCACTTCGCTGAAGAAGCTAAAAACTACTAA
- a CDS encoding 2-C-methyl-D-erythritol 2,4-cyclodiphosphate synthase, translating to MIRIGQSTDIHQLVKGRKLILGGVEIEHETGLLGHSDADALLHAIAESILGALALGDLGKHFPDTDERYKDMNSLWMLRQVYKIMEEKGYAIGNLDAMIMIERPKMAPHIPAMRKHVAEALCCDMEQVSIKATRGEKLGFVGREEGVQAQCVVLLHKKEGIA from the coding sequence ATGATACGAATCGGGCAATCAACAGATATACATCAGCTGGTAAAAGGAAGAAAGCTGATTCTGGGAGGCGTGGAAATTGAACATGAGACGGGACTTCTTGGGCATTCCGATGCGGATGCGCTGCTGCATGCAATAGCGGAGAGTATTCTGGGGGCGCTGGCGCTGGGGGATTTGGGAAAGCATTTCCCGGATACCGATGAAAGATATAAGGATATGAATTCTTTGTGGATGCTGAGGCAGGTATATAAGATTATGGAGGAAAAGGGATACGCAATCGGTAATCTGGATGCCATGATCATGATTGAACGACCCAAAATGGCTCCGCATATTCCGGCAATGAGAAAGCATGTCGCAGAGGCACTGTGCTGTGATATGGAACAGGTTAGCATCAAGGCAACACGCGGGGAAAAGCTGGGCTTCGTTGGTCGTGAGGAAGGTGTGCAGGCACAGTGTGTGGTACTGCTGCATAAAAAGGAAGGCATTGCATAA
- the deoC gene encoding deoxyribose-phosphate aldolase has translation MKPTKKACEMTTKELAQYIDYSVLKPEFTEEDIIALTKDGVELGCATICINPGYMDLCEPYVKGSETMLCPVCDFPFGTSSTESKVKQIEIVAKYDTVKEVDIVANFGLIRSGKFDEVTKDLKACADAAHKYGREIKVIFETDALNEEQVRKACKCCIDAGADFVKTSTGFLTGFESHGATPEIIKVMMEEVDGKCKVKGSGCIRTREHFLQLIDMGIDRMGVGYKSVPVVLGLDNKVSTDNY, from the coding sequence ATGAAACCAACAAAAAAAGCATGTGAAATGACGACAAAGGAGCTTGCACAGTATATTGATTATTCCGTATTAAAACCTGAATTTACAGAGGAGGATATCATTGCTCTTACAAAAGACGGCGTCGAGCTGGGCTGTGCTACAATCTGTATCAATCCAGGATATATGGATCTTTGTGAACCATATGTTAAGGGAAGCGAAACAATGCTGTGTCCGGTATGTGACTTCCCATTTGGGACGAGCTCAACAGAATCTAAAGTGAAGCAGATTGAAATCGTAGCAAAATACGATACTGTAAAAGAAGTGGATATCGTTGCTAATTTCGGTCTGATCCGTTCCGGTAAGTTTGATGAAGTCACGAAGGATCTGAAAGCATGTGCGGATGCTGCTCATAAATATGGCAGAGAAATCAAGGTGATTTTTGAAACAGATGCTCTCAATGAGGAACAGGTGCGTAAAGCATGCAAATGCTGTATCGATGCAGGGGCAGATTTTGTAAAAACCAGCACCGGATTCCTTACAGGCTTTGAGTCACACGGAGCAACACCGGAAATCATTAAGGTTATGATGGAAGAGGTTGACGGTAAATGTAAGGTTAAGGGAAGCGGATGCATCCGTACCAGAGAACATTTCCTGCAGCTGATCGATATGGGAATCGATCGCATGGGTGTTGGATACAAGTCTGTACCGGTAGTTTTAGGTCTGGATAATAAGGTTTCCACAGATAATTACTAA
- a CDS encoding PTS system mannose/fructose/sorbose family transporter subunit IID has product MEQKKLKKSTLMKSYLNWSFFHLTSLGFERMEAFGFLHSMLPIIKELYGDDKEEEIKALKRHSVFYNVEPILGSVVPGIVAALEENRANGAEIDDGMINGVKVGLMGPLSGIGDSFFQGLMCPIFLSIGISLAADGSIVGPLFYIFTMFPLIVAFSYIVYFRGYRLGIESVNMFLGKNAKRIQEAFSILGLIVTGAIGASFVALSVNITIVKDVTVQGFLDGVFPSVLPLLLLVVTWILMVKKHAKATHLIIIYIILAFIGAFTGII; this is encoded by the coding sequence ATGGAACAGAAGAAATTAAAGAAATCAACATTGATGAAGAGTTATTTAAACTGGTCATTTTTCCATCTTACATCTCTTGGCTTTGAACGAATGGAGGCATTTGGTTTCCTGCATAGTATGCTGCCAATCATTAAGGAATTGTATGGAGACGATAAGGAAGAAGAGATAAAGGCATTAAAACGTCATAGTGTATTTTATAATGTTGAGCCCATTCTAGGCAGTGTGGTACCCGGTATTGTCGCAGCTCTTGAAGAAAATCGGGCGAACGGTGCAGAGATTGATGACGGTATGATCAATGGCGTGAAGGTTGGTCTTATGGGACCGCTGTCAGGAATTGGAGATAGCTTTTTCCAGGGATTGATGTGTCCGATTTTCTTGAGTATTGGCATCTCTCTTGCAGCTGATGGAAGTATCGTAGGTCCTCTGTTTTACATATTTACCATGTTTCCTCTGATTGTTGCTTTCTCTTATATTGTATATTTTAGAGGGTACAGATTAGGAATTGAATCCGTCAATATGTTTCTTGGTAAAAATGCAAAGCGTATTCAGGAGGCGTTCTCTATTCTGGGTCTGATCGTAACGGGTGCGATCGGTGCCAGCTTTGTGGCATTAAGCGTGAATATTACAATCGTAAAGGATGTTACGGTTCAGGGCTTTCTGGATGGTGTATTCCCATCTGTACTGCCTTTGCTTCTGCTCGTTGTGACATGGATTTTGATGGTAAAGAAACATGCGAAAGCAACACATCTGATTATTATCTATATTATACTTGCTTTCATTGGTGCATTTACAGGTATTATATAA
- a CDS encoding manganese efflux pump, with the protein MSLFSIFMIGIGLSMDAFAVSIARGMTMKKEDLLRYALTLGFFFGVFQAVMPLIGWWAGSYFQEFIASIDHWIAFGLLSIIGGNMIRESLRGEEEACEDKSLTLKTILILAVATSIDALAVGISFAFLQVHIWTAITVIGVTTFVLSFIAVYLGNRLGDLLEKYAGILGGIILILIGTKILLEHLFG; encoded by the coding sequence ATGAGTTTATTTTCTATTTTTATGATCGGTATCGGGCTGAGTATGGATGCATTTGCGGTCAGCATCGCAAGAGGTATGACAATGAAGAAAGAAGATCTTCTGCGTTATGCACTCACGCTGGGTTTTTTCTTTGGTGTTTTCCAGGCTGTTATGCCATTGATCGGCTGGTGGGCAGGAAGCTATTTTCAGGAGTTCATCGCTTCCATCGACCACTGGATTGCATTTGGTCTGCTGTCCATCATCGGAGGGAACATGATACGGGAGTCTCTTCGTGGAGAAGAAGAGGCCTGTGAAGATAAATCTCTGACTTTAAAAACCATTCTGATTCTGGCTGTAGCGACCAGCATTGATGCACTTGCTGTCGGTATCAGCTTTGCATTTCTACAGGTACATATCTGGACTGCGATTACAGTTATTGGTGTTACAACCTTTGTGCTCAGCTTCATTGCCGTCTATCTTGGAAACCGCCTTGGTGATCTTTTAGAGAAATATGCCGGCATTCTGGGAGGTATCATTCTGATACTGATTGGTACGAAGATTCTTCTGGAGCATCTGTTTGGGTAG
- a CDS encoding PTS sugar transporter subunit IIC, whose amino-acid sequence MITWVQAALLGLMSCTAASIPAALGTTIGNYTLNRPLIASLFVGLILGDVEGCIKLAIPMQIIYIAVVTPGGTVAADLRAVSYIGIPLAYATAKSQGLDLGGPEALGLAGSIGALVGTVGTVQFYGTAMMNLVWQHIGWARLDKKDFNIITKVNVILPLISHILVSFIPVMLITYYGAGAVTDFKTALPMDSWYMKSLFTIGSLLPAVGIAILLKSVVSKATDLIFFLFGFTVAASMHLTLIAATAVGAVFALINYQMTMIRLGGAKTNTNEEEDI is encoded by the coding sequence ATGATTACTTGGGTACAGGCTGCACTGCTGGGTCTAATGAGCTGTACAGCAGCGTCCATCCCTGCCGCACTGGGTACGACGATTGGTAACTATACATTAAATCGTCCGTTGATTGCCTCATTATTTGTCGGGTTGATATTGGGTGATGTAGAGGGCTGTATCAAACTGGCTATTCCTATGCAGATTATCTATATCGCAGTTGTAACACCTGGAGGAACCGTTGCTGCCGATCTTCGTGCAGTATCGTATATCGGTATCCCGCTTGCCTATGCAACAGCGAAATCACAGGGGCTTGATCTTGGCGGTCCGGAAGCACTGGGACTTGCCGGATCCATTGGTGCACTGGTAGGTACGGTCGGCACGGTACAGTTTTATGGAACTGCTATGATGAATCTTGTCTGGCAGCATATCGGATGGGCAAGACTTGATAAAAAGGATTTTAATATCATAACAAAGGTCAATGTGATACTTCCGCTGATTTCGCATATTCTTGTATCCTTTATTCCGGTCATGCTGATTACCTATTATGGTGCTGGAGCTGTTACAGATTTTAAAACGGCGTTACCAATGGATTCCTGGTATATGAAATCGCTGTTTACTATCGGCAGCTTACTGCCTGCGGTAGGGATTGCAATACTGCTGAAATCTGTCGTAAGCAAAGCAACCGATTTGATTTTCTTCCTGTTTGGCTTCACGGTTGCGGCATCCATGCATTTAACACTGATTGCGGCAACTGCAGTCGGTGCTGTATTCGCACTGATCAATTATCAGATGACGATGATTCGTTTGGGAGGTGCAAAGACAAATACAAATGAAGAGGAGGATATCTGA
- a CDS encoding replication-associated recombination protein A gives MKQPLAFRMRPQHLDDIIGQQHLIGEGKVLRRCVLEKRLFSMIFYGPPGTGKTTLAMVLANELELPFRMFNAVTGNKKDLETIFQEAKFYEGLIVIIDEVHRLNKDKQDLLLPHVENGNITLIGATTSNPLHAINPAIRSRCHLFEIKQAQQEDIEQALMKAIHHQDGLNDSVQIEEEALHIIARHSNGDIRYSLNILEICALASDGVITQELVSQYSQFPNMSMDSDGDGYYDVLSGFQKSIRGSDVDAALYYLGIMIEANDMDSIERRLLVTAYEDIGLGNPAAVARCATAIDAAKRVGFPEARIILAAAVIDLTLSPKSKSAEHAIDTAMSTLRHTSYSVPDYLRFTPVNMDDDEKYDYERSDLWNRIQYLPDRLKNKHFYEPELTSSYEKILAQNLEKLRKVPRTSNLKALKKQSSR, from the coding sequence ATGAAGCAGCCACTGGCTTTTCGGATGCGGCCGCAGCATCTGGATGATATCATCGGACAGCAGCACCTGATTGGTGAAGGCAAGGTTCTTCGCAGATGTGTTCTTGAAAAGCGCTTATTCTCCATGATTTTCTATGGACCTCCCGGTACCGGTAAAACAACACTGGCTATGGTGCTCGCAAACGAGCTGGAGCTTCCGTTTCGCATGTTTAATGCAGTAACCGGAAATAAGAAGGATCTGGAAACCATATTTCAGGAGGCAAAGTTTTACGAGGGACTGATCGTGATCATTGATGAGGTGCATCGGTTAAACAAGGATAAGCAGGACCTTCTGCTCCCACATGTGGAAAACGGTAATATCACCCTGATCGGCGCAACCACCAGCAATCCGCTGCATGCCATCAATCCCGCCATCCGTTCCCGCTGTCATCTGTTTGAAATCAAGCAGGCGCAGCAGGAGGATATCGAACAGGCTCTGATGAAAGCCATTCATCATCAGGACGGCCTCAATGACAGTGTTCAGATTGAGGAGGAAGCACTGCATATCATAGCGCGTCACAGCAATGGAGATATACGATATTCACTCAACATTCTTGAAATCTGTGCACTTGCAAGTGACGGTGTCATCACACAGGAGCTTGTTTCTCAATATTCCCAGTTTCCGAATATGAGCATGGACAGCGATGGAGACGGTTATTATGATGTATTAAGCGGATTCCAGAAATCCATTCGGGGAAGTGATGTAGATGCTGCCCTGTATTATCTGGGTATCATGATCGAGGCGAATGATATGGACAGTATCGAGCGTAGACTGCTCGTTACCGCATATGAAGATATCGGTCTGGGAAATCCTGCAGCAGTGGCACGGTGTGCAACGGCAATTGATGCCGCAAAACGAGTAGGCTTTCCGGAGGCCCGTATTATCCTGGCCGCAGCCGTGATAGATCTGACTCTATCACCAAAGTCAAAGAGTGCAGAGCATGCAATCGATACAGCAATGAGTACACTGCGCCATACCTCCTACAGTGTCCCGGATTATCTTCGATTTACACCGGTCAATATGGATGATGATGAAAAATATGATTATGAACGTAGTGATCTATGGAATCGTATCCAGTATCTGCCGGACAGATTGAAAAACAAGCATTTCTATGAACCGGAGCTGACATCCTCCTACGAAAAAATACTGGCGCAGAATCTGGAAAAACTGCGCAAGGTACCACGTACGAGCAATCTGAAAGCATTGAAAAAGCAAAGCAGTCGATAA
- a CDS encoding Fe3+-citrate ABC transporter substrate-binding protein: protein MKKLAALVLSFGMLFSMAACSGSKVSDDALDKLESSVKKFSEVKNANYSADMDMTVDKENAKIKLYGGFISETKKPLQLSMIMDMEASGQKLEKYMQLFVKDDTMYLNMLDMMKQKTSLKDAMGTASIPNVNFDADTFKMNKEDMKKFLKEASVKGNDLKLSFDVEKLNEETKKETEKNNVTDANVEFKKLDMDVTLNNDFMEKAVITMEMTNTKGETKQEMNGTISLTVKDINKVSSIDFPDFKDYKEGSIE, encoded by the coding sequence ATGAAAAAATTAGCCGCACTGGTATTAAGTTTTGGTATGCTGTTTTCCATGGCTGCCTGCTCCGGTTCCAAGGTAAGTGACGACGCACTGGATAAGCTGGAATCCTCGGTAAAGAAATTCAGCGAGGTAAAAAATGCGAATTACTCTGCAGATATGGATATGACTGTAGATAAGGAAAATGCAAAGATTAAGCTGTATGGTGGTTTTATTTCAGAAACAAAGAAGCCTCTGCAGTTGAGCATGATCATGGATATGGAAGCAAGTGGACAGAAGCTGGAGAAATACATGCAGCTGTTTGTTAAGGACGATACCATGTATCTGAACATGTTGGATATGATGAAACAGAAAACAAGTCTGAAGGATGCAATGGGTACTGCAAGTATTCCAAATGTAAATTTTGATGCGGATACCTTTAAAATGAACAAGGAAGACATGAAGAAATTCTTGAAGGAAGCATCTGTAAAGGGAAACGACCTGAAGCTTTCCTTCGATGTTGAAAAGCTGAACGAGGAAACAAAGAAAGAAACAGAGAAAAACAATGTTACGGATGCGAATGTAGAATTCAAGAAGCTGGATATGGATGTCACATTGAACAATGACTTCATGGAGAAAGCTGTTATTACCATGGAGATGACAAATACCAAGGGTGAGACCAAGCAGGAAATGAATGGTACGATATCTCTGACAGTAAAGGATATCAACAAGGTTTCCAGCATTGACTTCCCGGACTTCAAGGATTACAAGGAAGGCAGCATAGAATAA